The nucleotide window TCAGTTCGATCCAATTCTCATCGACATTTTCGACGCCTGCAGCAAGGAATTCGAAAAAATGGTAACGGACAGGGGAATTTTTTCATGATTAAGGTATTGACCGCCTGCACGGAAGAACTGGACGACCTGACCTCCAGCGTCGAGCTTCTTCTGGAGCGGCTGGACCTGGAGCACAGCCTGCTGAAAAATTCCGTGGGGCTTTTGGCCTGCTGTGCGGACAGCGTGACGACAGGGCTTGTCAGTGCTCTTGCCGCGCGTCTGCCCTTTGACCTCGTGGGCGTCAACACCCTGGGCAGCGCCACCCCTGGGGGAGGCGGGCAGCTGGTTCTTTCCCTGGCGGTCCTGACCAGTGACGACGTTTCCTTTTCCGCCGGGCTCTCGGACTCTCTGGAGGGAGGATACGAAAAAGGGCTGCGGGACCTCTACGACAGAGTCGCCGGCCCTTTACCGGAAAAGGCCGCGCTGATGCTCTCCTTCGTTCCGGTACTCAAGGGGAAAGTCCCTCTGGATCTGCTGGTGAAACATTTGGACGCAATTTCGGGAAATATTCCGATATTCGGCATGCTTCCTTCCGATTTTACAGCTTTCTTCAGAAAACCTCTCGTTATCTACAACGACCAGGTTCGGGAGGATTCCTTCGCCATGGTCCTTGTGTCGGGGAACATCAAACCCAGGTTCAGAGTCTCCTCAATTCCCGAAAACAAAATCATGAAGCGCAAGGCCATCGTCACCGCGTCCGAGGCCAACATTCTGAAAGAAGTCAACGGCATAGCCGTCATCGAATACATGAAGTCCCTGGGCCTCGTGAGAGAGGGCAAAATCTCGGGAACCCAAACCATTCCCCTGATCGTGGACTGCAACGACGGGACCCCCCCGGCCGTATACGCCATCTATGGACAGACGCCGGAGGGATATGCCGTTCTGGGAGGCACGGCCCCGGTCAACTCCACCATTGGAATCGGGACCATCGACGCCGATGACGTTCTGGAGTCGGCGGAGAGGCTGGTGGAAACGACTCTGAACGAAAGGCGCGATTTTTTGCTGGTGGGGTCCTGCGTGGTCAGAAATTTCGCCCTGAAATGGAAAAACAGAGCGGAACTCGATCTTTTTCGCTCCGGTCTGGGGGAGAATCCCTTCCTGTTCGCCTACACGGGAGGGGAAATCTGTCCGGTACGGGACTCCGACGGGCGTCTGGTGAATCGTTTTCACAACCTGGCTCTGACGACCTGCGCGTTTTGAAAACATCTCCAGATTTATATGACTTTGGAGTAAAATAACTCAAACGGAAGACACTGTCACACAGTCAGAACGACGGCGGGACAGAAGGCGGCGAATTTTTTGTTTGATGAGATTCCAACACCCGAAGAGTATCGGCAGTTAAAAGAAGAAACGGAACGGCTGCGCGGAGAAAACGCAAAGCTGGCCCGACGCCTGAGGACGATGCTGGAACTGGCGGAAAGGGTTCAATCCACCACCGTCGGCAGTATGGCCCTGAGCGCCGTGCTGTCGGCGGAAAGATCCCATCGTGAAATTTTTTTGGACCTGATACTGGAAAACAGCCCCGACATCATCCTTCTGTTCGATCAGGAGGACCGATTTCTTTACTCCACGGATACTTTTCTGAAAAGCGCTCAAATCCGAAACTTTGGATTGATCGGAGGCAGAAAATTTTTCGAGGTGTTCAGCTCCCTGATGGAAGCGGGAGAAGCCCGACGCCTCGCCGATATTTTCGTTAAATCGAAGAAAGAGCGGACCAGCGCCTATCTGGAGTGGACCATCGATTTCAGCAGAAGGGGAAATCCCCACACCTACACCATTCATTTCACTCCCATGCTGGACGGCAAAGGCCGCATCACGGGCTCCATGGCGCTGTTCCACGACCTCACCGACGTTCTGCAGGCCCGTCAGTCCGAGGCGGCCTCTCAGGCAAAAAGCGCCTTCCTCGCCACGATCAGTCACGAGATTCGCACGCCCCTGAACGCCATCATCGGCCTTTCCGAGATGGAACTGCGCAACACGCTGCCGAAGAAAACCCACGAAAACCTGGAAAAAATTTACAACTCGGGGTCGAACCTTCTGAGTATCGTCAACGATATTCTGGACATTTCGAAAATCGAGTCGGGGAGCTTCGAGCTGCTGCCGGCCCGTTACGACATCGCAGCCATGATCAACGATACGGTCCAGCTCAACATGGTTCGCATCGGCTCCAAAAACATCACCTTCGAACTTTTTCTGAACGAAACCCTCCCCTCCTTCTTCTGCGGAGATGAACTGCGAATAAAGCAAATTTTAAATAACCTTCTCTCCAACGCCATCAAATACACGGACGCGGGAAAAGTGACCTTCCGGATCGACTGGGAGTATCGATCGAAAACCGCCTGGCTGATTTTCGAGGTGACCGATACGGGACACGGTATCCGCAGGGAGGACATGGGCAGGCTCTTTTCAAGGTACACCCAGATTACCACCCAGGCGAACCGCCACATCGAGGGAACGGGGCTGGGCCTTTCCATTACGAAGAACCTTGTGGACATCATGGGCGGGACGATCTCGGTGGAAAGTGAATACCAGAAGGGCAGCAGCTTCAAAGTCGAGATTCCCCAGGTCGTGTCCGACGAGACGCCCATCGGCGAAGAAACCGTGAAAAAACTGAAAGAATTTCACTTTATTGAGACAAGGCGCTCTCGAAGCAAAAATCTCATTCGCACCTACATGCCCTGGGGCAAGGTTCTGATCGTGGACGACGTGCCCATCAATCTGGACGTGGCGAAGGGCCTCATGCTCCCCTACGGCCTCACCATCGACTGCGCTGAAAGCGGAGAGGAGGCTCTGGAGAAAATTCGGCAGGAAAAGCCGAAATACGACATCGTGTTCATGGACCACATGATGCCGGGAATGGACGGCATCGAGGCGACCCGAATCATCCGTGAAATGGAAACGGACTACGCCAAAAATCTGCCGGTGGTGGCCCTGACGGCGAACGCGCTCGCCGGAAATCGCGAAATGTTCCTGGCAAACGGATTTAACGGTTTTATCTCGAAGCCCATAGATATTATGCAGCTTGACGCGGTTCTCCGGCAGTGGATTCCCAAACCGGACCGGACGGCGCTGCAATTGATGGAACACACGGAAAAAGACCGGGAAAACGCGAAACCCCTGCTTCCGCGTCAGGAGCTGTTGAAGGGAAAAATCCTGGAGGGCGTGGACCTGGTGGCGGGCATCGAATGCTGCAACGGCGAGGAAGCCTATCTGGACGTTTTACGGTCCTACGCGACCCACACCCCCGACCTGTTGGAACAGATGCTCCAGGTGAGCAGAGAAAATCTCGAAGACTACGTGATTACGGTACACGGACTGAAGGGCGCCAGCTACGGCATACGGGCCGACGCCACAGGCCGGAGGGCGGAGTCGCTGGAGCAGGCGGCCCGGGCGGGACATTT belongs to Synergistaceae bacterium and includes:
- a CDS encoding response regulator — translated: MFDEIPTPEEYRQLKEETERLRGENAKLARRLRTMLELAERVQSTTVGSMALSAVLSAERSHREIFLDLILENSPDIILLFDQEDRFLYSTDTFLKSAQIRNFGLIGGRKFFEVFSSLMEAGEARRLADIFVKSKKERTSAYLEWTIDFSRRGNPHTYTIHFTPMLDGKGRITGSMALFHDLTDVLQARQSEAASQAKSAFLATISHEIRTPLNAIIGLSEMELRNTLPKKTHENLEKIYNSGSNLLSIVNDILDISKIESGSFELLPARYDIAAMINDTVQLNMVRIGSKNITFELFLNETLPSFFCGDELRIKQILNNLLSNAIKYTDAGKVTFRIDWEYRSKTAWLIFEVTDTGHGIRREDMGRLFSRYTQITTQANRHIEGTGLGLSITKNLVDIMGGTISVESEYQKGSSFKVEIPQVVSDETPIGEETVKKLKEFHFIETRRSRSKNLIRTYMPWGKVLIVDDVPINLDVAKGLMLPYGLTIDCAESGEEALEKIRQEKPKYDIVFMDHMMPGMDGIEATRIIREMETDYAKNLPVVALTANALAGNREMFLANGFNGFISKPIDIMQLDAVLRQWIPKPDRTALQLMEHTEKDRENAKPLLPRQELLKGKILEGVDLVAGIECCNGEEAYLDVLRSYATHTPDLLEQMLQVSRENLEDYVITVHGLKGASYGIRADATGRRAESLEQAARAGHFEMVRAGNVSFVATVKDLLSRLEELLAGISSESTRGRERVAGPDSALLTELLEACKHYKSLLMEEILTELERYEYETGNELIQWLREQLNALEYETIRERLENLLAEKKN
- a CDS encoding FIST C-terminal domain-containing protein, which produces MIKVLTACTEELDDLTSSVELLLERLDLEHSLLKNSVGLLACCADSVTTGLVSALAARLPFDLVGVNTLGSATPGGGGQLVLSLAVLTSDDVSFSAGLSDSLEGGYEKGLRDLYDRVAGPLPEKAALMLSFVPVLKGKVPLDLLVKHLDAISGNIPIFGMLPSDFTAFFRKPLVIYNDQVREDSFAMVLVSGNIKPRFRVSSIPENKIMKRKAIVTASEANILKEVNGIAVIEYMKSLGLVREGKISGTQTIPLIVDCNDGTPPAVYAIYGQTPEGYAVLGGTAPVNSTIGIGTIDADDVLESAERLVETTLNERRDFLLVGSCVVRNFALKWKNRAELDLFRSGLGENPFLFAYTGGEICPVRDSDGRLVNRFHNLALTTCAF